A window from Eubalaena glacialis isolate mEubGla1 chromosome 1, mEubGla1.1.hap2.+ XY, whole genome shotgun sequence encodes these proteins:
- the LOC133099697 gene encoding proton-coupled zinc antiporter SLC30A9, mitochondrial-like, protein MLLGLAAAAAAHRCSWSSLCRLRLRCRAVACGSSDLQEWQNLVTFGSFSNIVPCCTLNQVKLYSTNVQKEGQGSQTHKMENVPSFDEAAENIGAELKAPLIKQEPLQVRVKAVLKKREYGPKYTQNNFITGVRAMNEFCLKSSDLEQLRKIRRRSPHEDTESFTVYLRSDVETKSLEVWGSPEALAREKKLRKEAEIEYRERLFRNQKILREYREFLGNTKPRSRPTSVFFKGPGKVVMVAICINGLNCFFKFLAWIYTGSASMFSEAIHSLSDTCNQALLALGISKSVQTPDPTHPYGFSNMRYIASLISGVGIFMMGAGLSWYHGVMGLLNPQPIESLLWAYCILAGSLVSEGATLLVAVNELRRSARAKGMSLYKYVMESRDPSTNVILLEDTAAVLGVTIAATCMGLTSITGNPLYDSLGSLGVGTLLGVVSAFLIYTNTEALLGRSIQPEQVQRLTELLENDPSVRAIHDVKATDLGLGKVRFKAEVDFDGRVVTRSYLEKQDFDQMLQEIQEVKTPEELETFMLKHGENIIDTLGAEVDRLEKELKKRNPEVRHVDLEIL, encoded by the coding sequence ATGTTACTGGGcttggccgccgccgccgcggcccaCAGATGTAGCTGGTCCTCCCTGTGCCGGCTTCGTCTGCGCTGCAGGGCGGTAGCCTGCGGCTCCAGCGACCTCCAGGAATGGCAGAATTTAGTGACGTTTGGAAGCTTTTCAAATATTGTTCCCTGTTGCACACTGAATCAAGTAAAGTTGTATTCCACAAATGTTCAGAAAGAAGGACAGGGATCACAAACTCACAAAATGGAAAATGTACCATCATTTGATGAAGCAGCAGAGAATATTGGTGCAGAACTGAAAGCTCCACTTATTAAGCAAGAACCTCTCCAAGTAAGAGTCAAAGCCGTCCTTAAAAAGAGGGAATATGGACCAAAGTACACTCAGAATAATTTCATCACTGGAGTCAGAGCAATGAATGAGTTCTGCCTCAAATCCAGTGATCTAGAACAACTTCGAAAAATCAGACGACGAAGTCCTCATGAAGATACCGAGTCCTTTACTGTATACTTGAGATCAGATGTGGAGACAAAATCTTTGGAAGTTTGGGGAAGCCCTGAAGCTCTTGCCAGAGAGAAAAAACTTCGTAAGGAAGCAGAAATAGAATATAGAGAAAGGCTATTTAGAAACCAAAAAATATTGAGAGAATATAGAGAGTTTCTGGGCAATACCAAGCCACGCTCTAGACCGACATCAGTTTTTTTTAAGGGGCCAGGaaaggtggtgatggttgccATTTGCATCAATGGATTAAACTGTTTCTTCAAATTTCTTGCCTGGATTTATACGGGTTCAGCAAGTATGTTCTCAGAAGCTATACACTCTTTATCTGATACTTGTAATCAGGCCTTACTAGCATTGGGCATCAGTAAGTCTGTTCAAACACCAGATCCTACTCATCCGTATGGATTTTCAAATATGCGCTATATTGCTTCACTAATCAGTGGTGTTGGTATTTTCATGATGGGTGCAGGATTATCTTGGTACCATGGAGTCATGGGATTGCTTAATCCTCAACCAATAGAATCTCTTCTATGGGCATACTGTATTTTAGCAGGATCATTAGTATCTGAAGGAGCAACACTTCTTGTTGCTGTAAATGAGCTTCGTAGGAGTGCTCGGGCCAAAGGAATGTCACTGTACAAGTATGTAATGGAAAGTCGTGATCCTAGTACAAATGTTATATTATTGGAGGATACTGCAGCAGTGTTGGGAGTGACAATAGCAGCCACTTGTATGGGCCTTACTTCTATAACAGGCAATCCACTGTATGACAGCCTAGGTTCTTTGGGTGTGGGCACCTTATTAGGTGTGGTCTCAGCATTCCTCATCTACACTAACACAGAAGCACTCTTAGGGCGATCCATCCAGCCAGAACAAGTACAACGGCTTACTGAACTCCTGGAGAACGACCCATCAGTAAGGGCAATTCATGACGTTAAAGCCACAGATCTAGGATTAGGGAAAGTAAGATTTAAGGCAGAAGTAGATTTTGATGGACGAGTTGTTACGAGATCATATTTGGAAAAACAAGATTTTGACCAAATGCTACAAGAAATTCAAGAAGTGAAGACTCCTGAAGAACTAGAGACCTTTATGCTTAAACATGGAGAAAATATTATTGATACTTTAGGAGCTGAAGTAGATAGACTTGAGAAGGAACTGAAAAAACGAAATCCTGAAGTTCGACATGTAGATCTGGAGATATTATAG